The Sesamum indicum cultivar Zhongzhi No. 13 linkage group LG9, S_indicum_v1.0, whole genome shotgun sequence genome segment aaAGGGGTTGAGATTTATAATCTTATAATACTTGCTTTCCGAGTTCCTTCAAGGGCCTGTTTCTGTGGGGCGGAATAACATAGCTTATTGTTATTCTAATATCATGTGAGCAGGTTACACCTTTTGCAATGCTGTCGCGCTCTGCAGCTGGAATAAGAGGATCGACGTTGGTAAGCTCAGCATctgattgaattaatttagtgaACCTGGTTTTTCCAATATGCCATTCTTCCTCCAATTCACCCTTAGTatgataattcaaatttacataaatagatCGACATCAGATTTACCTGGACTTtcgatattttataaattctctGATTTGATGCTTGATGTTGCTAAAGGTTAAATCTCTACGTGTTTCTAACTTTCCCCTCTAATCAGATAATTAACATGCCGGGAAATCCCAATGCTGTTGCTGAGTGCATGGAGGCGTTGCTACCTGCACTTAAGCATGCATTGAAACAAATCAAGGGGGATAAGAGAGAGAAGCACCCTCGGCACATTCCTCACGCACAAGCCGCTCCTACAGATACCTGGGAACGCAGCTATAAGTTGGCTAGTGGTGCTGCTCAGGAAACTGGTTGTTCTTGTTCCCATTAGTTTCTGAGTTGTAAATACGGTCCACGTCAATTGTTGCATGGACGTTAAGAAACTTGTAAGCCTTTTTCATGCTATTCTTGACAAACATTTTACAGGAACAGGAATAAAAACATGGAAACATTGTTCAATTCAGCATACAAGTAGCCAAAATGATTGATTTGGCACAAAAAGTGCGGGAGCCGTTTTGTTGCACTTGGTCCATGCCATTATTAGATGGTGCTGGAGCCTGGACCATGGTTTTTCAATGcgaatttgattttcttgacgACATACATACAGTTGAGTCTGAAAATTGTCTTGAGAATTTGTTTGTAGAAGATTGTTCTTGGATTCTGACAAGAAGTTTACAAGAATCATGCAACTTAATAATACTTGATGGATACAACCTTGCAACATAGAGGTCTTTTACCCAAGTGCAGTGCTTTTCGACCTGCAAAAGTTGCTCCTTTGAATCCAAGAAGCCTTCTGTCAAGTGAAGGGGGCATTTTTGGTGCTTCTATAAAAAACATCCTTTGATGTTCAGAcatactaaaaaaaagaacctAAACTTTGAGACGATGTAAACAAACACCCCTTGCAGTCATGTTTTATACTGCATGATCTTGGGTAGTCTAAAACATGACTACAACCAATACAATGTGAGGATCTCTTTCTTCATAATGTGCTTATTCTCAGGAGTAgtcagtgtaattatccagGTGATCAGGAAGAGGGAGGAAGAACCCCTTGAAGGAAGGATGATATCATAGCAAGTGCTCTCTGAGGCTGGTAGCTGGGAACAAGATGTCCAGCTCCTCTAACTGTCACAAATGTCAGTCCTTCGTATCCCACCACATACCCTCCAACCTGCCATTTCAATTTATAGGATTTAATACCAAATTGATTGATTAGTCCTAAGTGAACAGAGGGGTGTATTTGGTACCTCATCGTCAAGGTACCATGGCCGCCAAGCAGTCTGTACTGGGAGTTTAAGGCTGTTGATTGCATACCTTGTCGACGTAACTGGAACATTTGCATCTATGTCTCCACTGGgataaagaagaagagaagaattaTGTGGAGGAAATAACTGGTAGAATGAAGTGGAGTATTATGGCTTAAGCTTAATTGCACTTTTACCCCTTCCTAAAATGCTAAAGTAAATTACAGCTCTGAAGGATGATCAtctcatcatttattttacaattcaAGGAAAATAAAGGAAGTGCCTGAGTGTATTTGTTATACTTATATAACTGCAGGGATGTCTTGTAATATAAGCGTTTACCTGTATAGCCATACCCTCATGCCACTAGCCATGAGATCCTGGATTGTTGGCAAAACATTGCTTTGCCAATCTGTCCAGTGAAAACCTCTGCAGAAATTTTAACTATTAAGATAAATATCGTGAGGACGAACAAATATTTAAGTCGTGTCTGCTCATGAAGGTTAACTTACCTGCATCCACTCCAAGTGGTTGGCCTTACATGGAAAGCACCTTGAACTTCAGCTGTATTCAAGTAATATTTGACATATGTGTCTGAGCAGggatcaaagaaatttacctgatcatgtaaaaaatagttaaaatgcTCATGATGATAGTTGCTACTTGAAATCTGAAGAAAACAAGGATAACTGCAGTAACTCCAACTGAAATTTAAGTATATTGTACAAACAAGTTTCTTATTGTGTTGACTATATAATTAACAGTCGTATTTTACATTACAAATTCCCTCGAAGACTGAATGATTGGAGCTAATCTGTAATATAAAACACGATTGCAAGGGCTTCCATATTGAGGGtctttttgtaatatatgCAAAACTGAGGGGGTGCTGATGCAATTTATCCCAACAATAACAAATAGGTAGAAGGGCTTACAGATCCAGTGGAGCCATTTTTAAGCACAGGATTGAGGCAGACTGGTGCATAAATGTTGTTAATATCAAAATCTCCAGCCTCGTCACTGCTTTTTTGCACAAAACTAAAGCATTTATCTGATGCTGTTCCATTCACAAAATCACAATATTTGAGGATCCCTGCATGTGTCTCATCAGAGTTCAATGCATATGTCCAGAGATGATCAAAGAACCCTTGTCCCAGCATGCTGTCATCCACCAATGCATTCCCTATCTGAAAGATTTCCAGCCATGAAATTAGTGAAGTGAAGTAGTACAACAAATGAAGTAGTAAGGAGAAGTTGTGTTGATTGAACATACAGCAATGCCCTTTAGATTGATCACAGTTTGGTTGgttcttttgttgttgatcAATATCGTGTATGCTAGTTGTGGGACGTAATGACCAGCGTAACTTTCTCCAGTGATATAGAAATCCCTGTCTTTGTATTGTGGAAATCTGTCGAGCCAGTTGACAAGAAAAGTGTAGGCATCACCTGCGGTTCTTATGTCGCCGGTGGTGTCGTAGTCGGCAGATGTGTTTGAGTATGAGAAACCGACTCCAGCAGGTGACTCCAGGAAGATCACATTTGCCACTACCAAATTTCAAACATCAGTAAATCCACTAATCGtctaatatatgatttgaacACCTTACCGTTCGCTTAAATATATGgtaatatttagaaatttgatgggatgttatattatattcagAGAAATATAGGGAGTGTATTTCTCAAAGGGCAACAATTttaggataatattttttaatgattaaaaatttcaaaagagagAGGAGGCAAAATCAATGATTAAACCACTCCaagaaagataattttaactaattctATGTTTATTGGGAGCTGACCTCACCATTATTCCATGCATAATTATTCCGG includes the following:
- the LOC105171151 gene encoding serine carboxypeptidase II-3-like; protein product: MQNLAPLLLLPLLFSLLLFCNANQANYLHSQLKSRISQNSISYSDSWSQLHAQREYSPVFLTSQDGQMQADKISTLPGQPDNVDFDQYSGYITVDPQAGRALFYYFVESPTNSSTNPLVLWLNGGPGCSSFGFGAMEELGPFRVNSDGKTLFRNNYAWNNVANVIFLESPAGVGFSYSNTSADYDTTGDIRTAGDAYTFLVNWLDRFPQYKDRDFYITGESYAGHYVPQLAYTILINNKRTNQTVINLKGIAIGNALVDDSMLGQGFFDHLWTYALNSDETHAGILKYCDFVNGTASDKCFSFVQKSSDEAGDFDINNIYAPVCLNPVLKNGSTGSVNFFDPCSDTYVKYYLNTAEVQGAFHVRPTTWSGCRGFHWTDWQSNVLPTIQDLMASGMRVWLYSGDIDANVPVTSTRYAINSLKLPVQTAWRPWYLDDEVGGYVVGYEGLTFVTVRGAGHLVPSYQPQRALAMISSFLQGVLPPSS